In Woeseia oceani, one DNA window encodes the following:
- a CDS encoding LTA synthase family protein, with product MTSGTPSGVTGTVLASRRALRTLQTALKPLAVFAWRVLLILSLSRVLLVTWQWQRVSDAGTVDFVLLQGLRFDLVLLGLALAVPVIAFPVLASTRYLLPLWRSLLRYYLPAALLLITFLECSTPSFIAQFDARPNIFFLEYLNHPVEIISTLWAAYRLQLLFAAAALYFVLRWITRPLKTTTAAMQATGMLPALLVTPLLLLVCVGMVRSTTAHRPVNPSTVAVSTDPMVNDLALSSLYTALYALYETGHEPEGGFRYAELGESTVIQEVRNSMDVAAGDFVEGPLPTLHRQTARGQGPKNLVIILEESLGAEFVGKLGGLDLTPNLDALADKGIWFENLYATGTRSVRGIEAVVSGFTPTPARSVVKLGKSQRNFFTLAGLLSRHGYDTRFIYGGEAQFDNMRRFFMNNGFDSVVDKIDYENPVFMGSWGVSDEDLFNKAHEEFSKPQDKPFFSLVFTSSNHSPYQFPEGRIELYDEQLNTVNNAVKYADHALGEFMAKARQSDYWEDTVFLIVADHNSRVYGAELVPVERFHIPGLIMGGSIPPSVHTPVASQIDLAPTLLSLIGVSSTHPMIGHDLTRADAASYPGRAIMQYNGTQAYMEDGRVVIMRKDLPITTYLYTDDRQLVEDPAGNMALVQRALSHANWTSLAYEHSLYRLPPGSRAMVAAASQ from the coding sequence ATGACGAGCGGAACTCCGTCAGGCGTGACCGGCACCGTCCTAGCCAGCCGCCGCGCGTTGCGCACTCTGCAGACGGCACTGAAGCCGCTCGCGGTGTTTGCCTGGCGGGTCCTGCTGATACTGAGCCTGTCGCGCGTTTTACTCGTCACTTGGCAGTGGCAACGGGTCAGTGATGCCGGCACCGTGGATTTCGTCTTGCTGCAGGGGCTGCGTTTTGACCTCGTACTGCTCGGGCTCGCGCTTGCCGTGCCGGTCATCGCCTTTCCCGTGCTCGCTTCGACTCGTTACCTTCTGCCACTTTGGCGCAGCTTATTGCGCTACTACCTGCCAGCCGCCTTGCTGCTGATCACGTTTCTTGAATGTTCGACGCCGTCGTTTATCGCGCAGTTTGACGCGCGGCCGAATATCTTTTTTCTGGAATACCTGAATCACCCGGTCGAGATCATCTCGACACTGTGGGCGGCATACCGTCTGCAGCTGTTGTTCGCTGCGGCCGCGTTGTATTTCGTCCTGCGCTGGATAACGCGGCCACTTAAGACGACTACGGCGGCCATGCAGGCGACTGGCATGCTGCCTGCGCTGCTGGTCACACCATTATTGCTGTTGGTGTGTGTCGGCATGGTGCGTTCGACCACGGCGCACCGCCCGGTCAATCCGAGCACGGTCGCGGTGTCGACCGACCCCATGGTAAATGATCTGGCGCTGAGCTCGCTGTACACCGCTCTGTACGCCTTGTACGAAACCGGCCATGAACCCGAAGGCGGGTTTCGTTACGCCGAGCTGGGCGAGTCCACCGTTATCCAGGAAGTGCGTAACTCGATGGACGTCGCGGCTGGCGACTTCGTGGAAGGACCCTTGCCGACGTTGCACCGTCAAACGGCCAGGGGACAAGGTCCGAAGAATCTGGTCATTATCCTGGAAGAAAGCCTGGGCGCGGAGTTCGTTGGTAAGCTCGGCGGGTTGGATCTGACTCCCAATCTTGATGCGTTGGCCGATAAAGGAATCTGGTTCGAAAACCTGTACGCGACCGGCACCCGCTCGGTGCGGGGTATTGAGGCCGTAGTCAGCGGTTTTACGCCAACGCCAGCGCGCAGTGTTGTCAAGCTGGGCAAATCGCAGCGGAATTTCTTCACGCTCGCGGGTTTGCTGTCGCGGCACGGCTACGACACCCGGTTCATCTACGGCGGTGAAGCGCAGTTCGACAACATGCGGCGCTTCTTCATGAACAATGGGTTCGACAGTGTTGTCGACAAAATCGACTATGAGAATCCGGTATTCATGGGCTCCTGGGGTGTATCCGACGAAGACTTGTTCAACAAAGCGCACGAAGAATTCAGCAAACCGCAGGACAAACCGTTCTTCAGTCTTGTATTCACCTCTTCAAATCATTCGCCGTACCAGTTTCCGGAGGGCCGCATCGAGCTGTACGACGAACAACTCAACACGGTTAACAACGCGGTGAAATACGCGGATCACGCACTCGGCGAGTTCATGGCCAAGGCACGTCAGTCCGACTACTGGGAGGACACGGTTTTCCTGATTGTTGCGGACCACAATTCGCGGGTTTACGGGGCAGAACTCGTGCCGGTGGAACGTTTTCATATTCCCGGCCTGATCATGGGCGGTTCCATACCTCCGTCAGTGCATACCCCGGTTGCGAGCCAGATAGATCTGGCGCCGACTTTGTTGTCGCTCATCGGCGTGTCTTCGACGCACCCGATGATCGGCCATGATCTGACGCGTGCCGATGCGGCCAGCTACCCCGGCCGCGCGATCATGCAATACAACGGGACGCAGGCGTACATGGAAGACGGCCGCGTCGTCATTATGCGCAAGGACTTGCCGATCACAACGTATCTGTACACGGACGACCGGCAGCTGGTGGAAGATCCGGCGGGTAACATGGCGCTCGTACAACGTGCGCTGTCGCACGCCAACTGGACGTCGCTGGCGTACGAGCATTCGCTGTATCGATTGCCGCCCGGGAGTCGGGCAATGGTTGCCGCAGCAAGTCAGTAA
- a CDS encoding diacylglycerol kinase: MTEFRTKFPQRAGVSRIWHAGIYSLRGLAIAWQGQAAFRQEALLAMVMIPAAFWLTEDAVERILLLGSVVLVLIIELCNSAIEAVVDRVGSELHPLSGAAKDMGSAAVLLSLLLMLLVWALIALQRVGA; this comes from the coding sequence ATGACGGAATTTCGTACGAAATTTCCGCAACGGGCGGGTGTGAGCCGCATCTGGCATGCCGGCATTTATTCACTGCGCGGGCTGGCGATCGCCTGGCAGGGGCAGGCGGCCTTTCGGCAGGAGGCACTGCTGGCGATGGTCATGATCCCGGCGGCGTTCTGGCTGACTGAGGATGCCGTCGAACGGATTTTGTTGCTTGGCAGCGTCGTGCTGGTGCTGATCATCGAGCTGTGCAATTCCGCCATAGAAGCGGTCGTCGACCGGGTGGGCAGTGAATTGCACCCGTTGTCCGGTGCCGCCAAGGACATGGGATCCGCGGCGGTGCTGCTCAGTCTGCTACTGATGTTGCTGGTCTGGGCGCTGATTGCCCTCCAGCGCGTCGGCGCTTGA